Proteins co-encoded in one Perca flavescens isolate YP-PL-M2 chromosome 11, PFLA_1.0, whole genome shotgun sequence genomic window:
- the baz2bb gene encoding bromodomain adjacent to zinc finger domain protein 2B isoform X6: MEFGERLASPSSAPSSLHMASSSASSSPAPPQTPSTKCSPAPSPAASSPVTTCGHLFQITGDERLNMSGSSNGFPLVSHPAFGLYTSSSGRSEFGGLGSLGLSALAAHSQFGTFPDWWQPSEAHTRGAAAFFPPLLGLHPVFASTFKSHNPIQLQSRTSVSVGVTGAVNGRSASSPTGHSAVNTSSFQTKGNTEKTEANSSQSQKSRQDLGQLQRKITQKTKEKKPNKRPLETSSMSGSQSGSLSDSSSSDGEVSSSDPDDMEEEEEDNDEDEDDQSNASEDSDSEKDSQVKRKVKRLTQNTSESKKKRPCTADGNTTHDSHRDTVPLTSPYHLQSSSHPAGLSQSAALFLQSSRTAEEEGQQHISVIQATGLAAGNRPLEASRRESSPLPSRPPTLLASQKPPQNLHKSKFLMPSLKHTQLVDGIKESSGNLMDERSLHLHSFKLKQPHHSKDFLKPAFSLRPKSQNWFKSQKNLASSSSLLTQHKHSSDTLSSLSLPHSNDTNLFLNHHLNGVIHGAVQDSPLALITKPRSQSSTPSSKPLLVATNPPYPTPINLSTGTKEMSGSSAFPLKCSASSGLAHRTMKTSTPKSLNTGKSLSKTNSSYPPVDSVRGSESDIHSSRDSDDSLGNDFDDEDDEDDIEDEDSGSSLSESGSNLDSDSDGSEDDMKECGETEADSDAERTPLELAKESSLNLSANCSLLNLKIIKPPSLPSSLLAPTTVTSSGTLSNHSTLSPPFKFATLPGSGKRRRVTDERVLGLPLEFGWQRETRIRTVAGRLQGEVAYFAPCGKKLRQYPDVMKYLLRNGITNISRDNFSFSTKIKVGDFYEAREGPEGLQWFLLAEDEIAPSIIAMDGRRSHCTQSKRQQIGDGTRARQWNSHPLNIGENNFQDVSDAKLLRKLEAQEIARQAAQIKIMRKLEKQAMAQAAKEARKQQAMMAAEERRKKREQIKILKQQEKIKRIQQIRMEKELRAQHILEVKRKKKEEAANAKILEAEKRNKEKEIRRLQAVILKHQERERRRQHMMLIKAVEARKKAEEKERLKKEKKDEKRLNKERKLELRRLELEKAKELKKPNEDMCLADHKPLPEWSRIPGLVLPGSTFSDCLMVLQFLRSFGKVLRLDINPNMLTLSDLQEGLLNTGDSLGKVQDLLVSMLSAAVCDPGIPAGHKNKTALGDHLTNVGINRDNVSEILQIYMEGHCEQTELAALALSLRTKAFQAHSPPQKASMLAFLVNELCCSKAVISEIDKNIDHITNLRKDKWVVEGKLRKLRSIHAKKTGKRDSTVGGENSHSLVIPTARNKCKRKEGDSEEEEDEDDDSEDQGDDDDDEEEESGGKKGKKAEMCEEEDDSVHSASMEELEKQIEKTYKQQSQIRQKLSDSSHSLRSMTIGQDRYKRRYWVLPQCSGIFVEGMESCEGYEEVEKEKKRQRTAQVLRVKEEQQEEMEKPTVSSPAQSTDGDTTTPEGQQDKDSLNLFLQKPGSFSKLSKLLEVAKMAQDSDINSHNSHSAKVPTTASYSSFPTSQTATTQQALIDKTDTLVPSLLRSSPWITCSPHSVLHDDQLSKILKEKSNQWFSLLPRSPCDESSFTSGSSPPAASSPLQTASTKSPFSLSPNPKASASSSAPAGINNMQTSVLQQVKSGIHQSTLTRCDMSSAASPSLPFSGASLPPMLNLASQHTEGNGNMVFFLANNNSVNKSETPEPLSDKPDCASFPAVEVAKTQDYPSPQPIPEEMLCGWWRVADMKELHSLVKALHSRGIREKALQKQIQKHMEYTTQLCANSKDAIDVAELEKREVSEETVDSWCVEEKAMEVDISLLQQVEGLERKVVSARLQVKGWMHPEPQSEREDLVYHEHKLLSSPVPEKKAPRETSQDELPGTVVRRLDNPLDISVIRLAELERNIERSREEEVAPGMKLWRKALGEVRSSAQLSLCIQQLEKSITWERSIMKVHCQLCQKGDNEELLLLCDGCDKGCHTYCQKPKITTVPDGDWFCPTCVAKEIGQSPRSRKQLSRTAGGGKKGSEVKRNGKPSVAGELIKEEAASSNSVPKKGTKEFKKRKGDDSPPSSQAVHESPVSCVKKAKTAKDNNTNGLATCRVLLAELEAHQDAWPFLTPVNQKAVPGYRKVIKKPMDFSTIREKLTNNQYLNLETFIVDVNLVFDNCETFNEDDSEIGQAGHSMRRFFDKRWTELLE, translated from the exons ATGGAGTTTGGAGAGCGGCTGGCCTCCCCATCATCAGCCCCGTCCTCCCTTCACATGGCCTCCTCTTCAGCCAGCTCCTCCCCTGCTCCACCCCAAACACCCTCCACAAAGTGCAGCCCGGCCCCTAGCCCCGCAGCCAGCTCTCCTGTCACCACCTGtg GCCATCTGTTCCAGATAACTGGGGATGAACGTTTAAATATGTCTGGCAGCTCCAATGGTTTTCCTTTGGTCAGCCATCCAGCTTTTGGTCTCTACACATCAAGTTCAGGACGCTCTGAGTTTGGAGGCCTAGGAAGCCTGGGTTTGTCTGCCTTGGCTGCTCACTCCCAGTTTGGTACATTTCCAG ACTGGTGGCAGCCATCTGAGGCACACACCAGAGGAGCAGCAGCCTTTTTCCCTCCTCTTCTGGGTCTGCATCCTGTATTTGCATCAACCTTCAAAAGCCACAATCCCATTCAGTTGCAGTCACGTAcctcag TTTCTGTAGGTGTAACTGGAGCAGTGAATGGTAGGAGTGCTTCTTCTCCTACTGGGCACTCTGCTGTGAACACCAGTTCATTTCAAACAAAGGGAAACACAGAGAAAACTGAGGCCAATAGTAGTCAGAGTCAAAAGAGCAGACAAGACCTGGGCCAACTGCAACGCAAAATCACCCAGAAAACGAAAGAAAAG AAACCCAACAAAAGACCATTAGAGACCTCCAGCATGAGCGGCAGCCAATCGGGATCATTGTCAGATAGCTCTTCCAGTGATGGTGAGGTGAGCAGCAGTGATCCCGATGatatggaggaggaggaggaggacaatgATGAAGATGAGGATGATCAGAGCAATGCCAGTGAGGACTCTGATTCAGAAAAAGACAGTCAAGTGAAAAGGAAAGTCAAG CGGCTGACACAGAACACGTCTGAGAGTAAAAAGAAGAGACCTTGTACTGCAGATGGAAATACAACTCACGACAGTCATCGTGACACTGTTCCTTTGACTTCCCCATACCACTTGCAGTCCTCTTCTCATCCCGCTGGCCTGTCACAGTCCGCAGCGCTGTTCCTCCAGAGCTCCAGGACTGCAGAGGAGGAAGGCCAGCAGCACATCAGTGTCATCCAGGCCACTGGGTTGGCAGCCGGCAACCGTCCCCTGGAAGCGTCCCGCAGGGAGTCCTCTCCTCTGCCCTCCAG ACCACCAACACTGTTAGCCTCACAAAAGCCTCCCCAAAACCTCCATAAATCCAAATTCCTGATGCCCTCTCTGAAGCACACCCAGCTGGTTGATGGCATAAAGGAGAGCAGTGGAAACCTTATGGACGAAAGATCATTACACTTGCAcagttttaaattaaaacag CCCCACCACTCCAAGGACTTCCTGAAGCCAGCTTTCTCTCTGCGACCTAAGAGCCAGAACTGGtttaaaagtcaaaaaaatTTAGCATCCTCTTCGTCGTTGCTGACGCAGCATAAACATTCGTCAGATACGTTGAGCAGTCTGTCTCTCCCACACAGCAATGACACCAATCTGTTCCTGAACCACCACCTTAATGGAGTGATTCACGGCGCAGTTCAGGATTCCCCTTTGGCCCTCATCACTAAACCACGCAGCCAGAGCAGCACCCCTAGTAGCAAGCCCCTCCTGGTAGCCACCAACCCTCCCTATCCCACGCCCATCAACCTAAGCACTGGCACTAAGGAGATGTCGGGCAGCTCTGCTTTCCCACTTAAATGTTCAGCCTCATCAGGTCTTGCTCACAGAACAATGAAGACTAGCACTCCCAAGTCTCTGAATACAGGAAAGAGCCTCTCTAAAACCAACTCATCCTATCCACCGGTAGACTCAGTCAGAGGTAGTGAGTCCGATATCCACAGCAGCAGGGACTCAGATGACTCTTTAGGAAATGACTTTGATGATGAAGACGATGAAGACGATATTGAGGATGAAGATTCTGGCAGTAGCCTGTCAG AGTCGGGGAGCAATCTGGATAGCGACTCTGATGGCTCTGAGGATGATATGAAGGAGTGCGGTGAGACAGAAGCAGACAGCGATGCAGAAAGGACTCCCCTGGAACTCGCTAAAGAGTCCTCTTTGAACCTCTCCGCCAACTGCTCCCTGCTGAACCTGAAGATCATCAAGCCTCCTAGTTTACCAAGTAGCCTACTCGCCCCCACCACAGTGACCAGCTCAGGGACACTAAGTAACCACAGCACCCTATCGCCTCCCTTCAAGTTTGCCACACTCCCAG GAtcggggaagaggaggagagtaaCGGATGAGAGAGTTCTGGGGTTGCCTCTTGAGTTTGG GTGGCAGAGAGAGACCCGAATCAGGACTGTGGCAGGTCGTCTACAAGGAGAGGTGGCTTACTTTGCTCCATGTGGGAAGAAGCTGCGTCAGTATCCTGATGTAATGAAG TACTTACTCCGGAATGGAATAACCAACATCTCACGGGATAATTTCAGCTTCAGTACAAAAATTAAAGTTGGTGACTTCTATGAAGCCAGAGAAGGACCAGAG GGTTTACAGTGGTTCCTGCTGGCAGAGGATGAGATTGCTCCCAGTATCATAGCGATGGACGGGAGGCGCAGTCATTGCACACAGTCTAAGCGCCAGCAGATAGGTGATGGCACTCGGGCCAGACAGTGGAATTCTCATCCTCTTAATATTGGTGAAAATAACTTCCAAGATGTCAGTGATGCAAAGCTGCTACGCAAACTGGAGGCTCAAG AAATAGCTCGACAGGCAGCTCAGATCAAAATCATGAGGAAACTTGAGAAGCAGGCCATGGCGCAAGCAGCCAAAGAGGCAAGGAAGCAACAAG CAATGATGGCTGCAGAGGAGAGGCGGAAAAAGAGGGAGCAGATAAAGATTCTTAAACAGCAA GAGAAGATCAAGCGCATTCAGCAAATTCGTATGGAGAAAGAACTCCGTGCACAGCACATTCTCGAG gtaaaaagaaagaagaaagaagaggcAGCCAATGCCAAAATATTGGAGGCTGAGAAGCGAAACAAG gAGAAGGAGATACGAAGACTGCAAGCTGTCATACTGAAGCACCAG GAGAGGGAAAGGCGCAGGCAGCACATGATGCTCATTAAGGCTGTGGAGGCCCGTAAGAAGGCAGAG GAGAAAGAGCGTctgaaaaaagagaagaaggatGAGAAACGGTTAAACAAGGAGAGGAAACTGGAGCTCAGAAGACTGGAATTGGAAAAAGCTAAGGAGCTGAAGAAACCAAATGAAGACATGTGTTTAGCAGATCATAAG CCACTTCCAGAGTGGTCCCGGATCCCTGGTCTGGTCTTACCAGGAAGTACCTTCTCTGACTGCCTGATGGTGCTGCAGTTTCTGCGCAGCTTTGGAAAGGTCCTGAGGTTAGATATAAATCCCAACATGCTCACCCTAAGTGACCTTCAAGAGGGCTTGCTCAACACTGGGGACAGTTTGGGCAAGGTGCAGGACCTGCTGGTGAGCATGCtgtctgcagctgtgtgtgATCCTGGTATACCTGCAGGTCACAAG AATAAGACCGCCTTGGGGGACCACCTGACTAATGTGGGGATCAACCGAGACAACGTGTCTGAGATCCTGCAGATCTACATGGAGGGTCACTGTGAGCAGACAGAGCTGGCTGCTCTGGCCCTCAGCCTCAGGACCAAGGCGTTTCAGGCCCACAGCCCGCCACAGAAGGCTTCCATGCTGGCATTCCTGGTTAATGAGCTTTGCTGCAGTAAGGCTGTGATCAG TGAGATCGACAAAAACATAGATCACATAACCAACCTGAGGAAGGATAAGTGGGTTGTCGAAGGAAAACTTCGCAA acTCAGGAGCATTCATGCCAAGAAGACAGGGAAGAGAGACAGCACTGTGGGGGGAGAAAACAGCCACAGCCTTGTCATCCCCACTGCTAGAAACAAATGCAAGAGGAAAGAAGGGGAcagtgaggaggaagaggacgaaGATGACGACAGTGAAGACCAAGGAGACGATGACGACGATGAGGAAGAAGAATCTGGGGGAAAGAAGGGAAAGAAAGCAGAGATGTGTGAGGAGGAG GACGACAGTGTACACTCAGCCAGCATGGAGGAGCTAGAGAAACAGATTGAGAAAACATACAAG CAACAGAGTCAGATCAGACAGAAGTTATCTGACTCCTCTCACTCACTGCGCTCCATGACGATTGGACAGGACCGCTACAAGAGACGTTATTGGGTCCTACCGCAGTGCAGTGGCATCTTTGTTGAAGGCATGGAGAGCTGTGAAG GTTATGAAGAggtggagaaagagaagaaaagacagaGGACTGCTCAGGTGCTCAGGGTTAAAGAAGAGCAGCAGGAAGAGATGGAGAAGCCAACTGTGTCCAGTCCAGCGCAGAGCACAGACGGCGATACAACCACACCAGAGGGCCAGCAGGACAAAGACAGCCTCAATCTCTTCCTCCAGAAACCCGGCTCTTTCTCTAAGCTCAGCAAACTCCTTGAAGTAGCCAAAATGGCTCAAGATTCAGACATCAATTCTCACAACAGTCATTCTGCTAAAGTCCCTACCACTGCATCTTATTCCTCATTCCCCACCTCTCAGACAGCCACTACTCAGCAGGCACTGATAGATAAAACGGATACTTTAGTGCCGTCTCTGCTCAGAAGTAGTCCCTGGATAACCTGCAGCCCTCACTCTGTCCTTCATGACGACCAGCTTTCCAAGATACTAAAGGAAAAGAGCAACCAGTGGTTTAGCCTCTTGCCTCGCTCTCCTTGTGACGAGTCTTCGTTTACCTCCGGCTCCAGCCCTCCAGCCGCCTCCTCTCCGCTACAGACCGCCAGCACTAAatcccctttctccctctcccctaATCCCAAAGCTTCAGCCAGTTCTAGTGCTCCTGCTGGGATCAATAACATGCAGACATCTGTCCTTCAG CAAGTAAAGTCTGGCATTCATCAAAGCACACTGACACGGTGCGACATGTCCAGCGCTGCAAGTCCCAGCCTGCCCTTCTCTGGTGCTTCTCTACCCCCCATGTTGAATCTGGCCTCCCAGCATACAGAGGGTAATGGCAACATGGTCTTCTTCCTGGCAAATAACAACTCTGTCAACAAGAGTGAGACCCCAGAACCCCTGAGTGACAAGCCCGATTGTGCGTCATTCCCTGCTGTGGAAGTGGCCAAGACCCAGGACTACCCTAGTCCTCAGCCTATCCCTGAGG AGATGCTGTGTGGCTGGTGGAGGGTGGCAGACATGAAGGAACTGCACAGTCTGGTCAAGGCCCTTCATAGCCGAGGCATCAGAGAGAAGGCCTTGCAGAAACAGATCCAAAAACATATGGAGTATACGACCCAGCTCTGTGCCAACAGCAAAGATG CAATTGATGTGGCAGAGCTGGAGAAGCGGGAGGTGAGTGAGGAGACGGTGGACAGTTGGTGTGTTGAGGAGAAGGCCATGGAGGTGGATATCAGCCTGCTGCAGCAGGTCGAGGGTCTGGAGAGGAAAGTCGTCTCTGCTCGCCTGCAGGTCAAG GGTTGGATGCATCCTGAGCCCCAGTCAGAGAGGGAGGATCTGGTGTATCATGAGCACAAGCTCTTATCTTCCCCTGTTCCAGAGAAGAAAGCACCGAGAGAAACCAGCCAGGATGAACTTCCTGGCACCGTAGTGCGGCGGCTTGACAATCCCCTTGATATATCTGTCATCAGGCTGGCAGAGCTGGAGAGAAACATCGAGCGAAG cagagaggaggaggtggcaCCGGGGATGAAGTTGTGGCGCAAAGCCCTCGGTGAAGTCCGCAGCTCAGCTCAGCTGTCACTCTGCATTCAGCAGCTGGAGAAATCCATCACATGGGAGCGATCCATCATGAAAGTG CACTGCCAGCTCTGTCAAAAGGGGGACAATGAGGAACTGCTCTTACTCTGTGATGGCTGCGACAAAGGATGCCACACTTACTGCCAGAAACCCAAGATCACTACAGTACCTGACGGCGACTGGTTTTGTCCCACTTGTGTTGCGAAG GAGATTGGTCAATCCCCCCGGAGTAGGAAGCAACTGAGCCGAACAGCTGGAGGAGGGAAAAAAGGCAGTGAGGTAAAACGAAACGGTAAGCCATCTGTGGCGGGTGAGCTCATCAAAGAGGAGGCTGCCAGCAGCAACAGCGTGCCAAAGAAGGGTACCAAGGAGttcaaaaagagaaaaggagacGACAGCCCGCCCAGCTCCCAGGCCGTCCATGAGAGCCCCGTCTCCTGTGTGAAAAAAGCCAAAACAGCCAAAGACAACAACACAAATGGGCTGGCAACGTGCCG AGTCCTGCTGGCTGAGCTGGAGGCCCATCAGGACGCTTGGCCCTTTCTCACGCCCGTCAACCAGAAAGCCGTCCCGGGATACAGGAAGGTCATCAAGAAGCCCATGGACTTCTCCACCATCAGAGAAAAGCTCACCAACAACCA GTACTTGAATTTGGAAACTTTCATCGTTGACGTGAACCTGGTTTTTGATAATTGCGAAACATTTAACGAAGATGATTCTGAAATTGGACAAGCCGGCCACAGCATGAGAAGATTTTTTGACAAGCGATGGACTGAACTGCTGGAGTAA